DNA from Bacillus sp. Marseille-P3661:
CATGTTATGAAACGTGCAGAGACCGTTCAAATTGATAAAGGCCCACGTGTCGCACTAAAATTAATGAAGGATTTAGGAATCTCATCTATATATGTCGTGGATAAACAGCAGAAACTACTCGGTGCCATTACCGCAAAAGATGCTTCAAAAGCAGCTGATGAAAATCAGTCGTTAAAAGCATTCTTAGATAAGGACATAAATGTAGTTGGAACAGATACTTTATTAATTGACTTATTTGAAAAAGTATCGTCGTCAAGTATTCCTGTAGCAGTAACAGACGAAAAGAACAGATTAAAAGGAATTCTAATTAAAGGTGCGGTGATCGGTGCTCTTACGGGTAACGAGCAATATATAAATGAGGTTGTCGAATCAGAGACAGCAACAGCTAAGGAGGTGATGTAAGATGGAAGGGATTTTACCGAAACTTCCTATAGCCAATTGGATTGATGATTTAGTTGATTGGATGACCGCTACTTTTGGTGGGTTGTTTGATGGCATATCTGCTGGAGTTGAATTTTTTGTTGAAGGAATTGTCACCGGATTAGCCTTCATACCTTCTATTCTACTTATTATTCTTGTGAGTTTATTAGCTTGGAAGGTTTGTAATATAAGAATAGCCATATTTGCCCTATTAGGCTTATTACTTATTGATAATTTAGGTTATTGGGAAGATATGTTAGAAACAGTAGCTCTTGTATTGACGGCGGTGTTGATTTCAATCGTGATTGGGATACCAGTTGGGATTTGGGCATCACAAAATGAAAGAGCAAGACAGGTCGTTACACCTATTCTCGATTTCATGCAAACCATGCCAGCTTTCGTTTACTTACTGCCGGCAATCTTTTTCTTTAGTATAGGGGTGGTACCAGGAGTTGTTGCATCCGTCATTTTTGCAATGCCGCCAACCATTCGTTTAACCGTACTTGGAATTAAACAGGTACCTGCAGATTTAATTGAGGCAACAGAAGCATTTGGTTCTACAACCAAGCAAAAGCTTTTAAAGGTGCAATTACCACTAGCGATGCCGACAATTATGGCAGGGATTAATCAAAGTATCATGCTAGCTTTATCAATGGTGGTAATAGCATCTATGGTTGGGGCTCCTGGACTCGGTACAGAAGTTTATCGTGCCGTTACGCAAATTAAAACAGGCGTCGGGTTTGAAGCCGGTTTGGCAATAGTTGTTATAGCTATTTTACTAGACCGCATCACACAAAATATTGGTAAGAAAAAACAAGGGGGAACAATATAATGTTTAAAAAATTAGTAGGAATCACATCTGCATTAGCACTAACGCTAGGTTTAGCTGCGTGTGGAGGAACAGAAACAAGTGAATCAACAGGTGGATCAACGCCTTCAGAATCAGAAGGTTCAACAGCATCTGTTGGTGAACAGCTTGATTATGAAATAGTCGGAATTGACCCAGGTGCAGGAATAATGAAGATTACCACTGAACAGGTTTTACCTGAGTATGGTCTTGATGATTGGGAAGTAGTAGAAGGATCTGGAGCAGCTATGACAGCTGCATTAAAAAAGGCATACGATAAAGAGGAGCCAATCATTATAACAGGTTGGAGTCCACACTGGAAGTTTGCAAGCTTTGATTTAAAATACTTAGAAGATCCAAAAGGTATCTATGGTGGAGCTGAAGATGTTAATACGATTGTTCGTCAAGGATTAAAGGAAGACCATCCTGATGCTTATAAGCTTCTTGATCAATTTAACTGGGAGCCAGAACATATAGAAACAGTTATGAATTTAATTCAAGAAGGTAGTGAACCAGCTGAAGCGGCAGCACAGTGGGTAAGTGAAAATGAAGAATTAGTTAGCACTTGGACTGAAGGGGTTAACGAAGTGGACGGTGAGGAGTTAAAAATGCTTTATGTAGCATGGGATGACGTAATCACAAGCACACATGTCGTTGAAAATGTTTTAGAAAGTGTTGGATACGAAGTAGAATTAATTCAGGTTGATGCAGGTCCAATGTGGGCTGGTGTTGCAGACGGAAGCGGTGATGCAATTGTAGGTGCATGGTTGCCGACCACACACGCTGATTATTATGCCGAATATGAAGGGAAGTTCGAAGACCTAGGACCAAACCTTACTGGTACTAAGCTAGGATTAGTCGTGCCAGCATACATGGACATTGACTCTATTGAGGATTTAAAGGAATAAATATAATAACTACCTAAAAGATAGCTAATTCTGTGATTAGCTATCTTTTCTTTTAATTAGTTCAAGAATTGCACAATCATTCAGTGTTGAATGATAAAATTTAGCTCTATTGTAGAAAGAAACTTACTATGAAATTGAGTCTGTTTCACTTCGTGGAATGCAATTGAATTTATAATTAAAGCAAAGGAACATCCTTATGGGATATGTAACAAAGTCAAATAATTAAGCAAACTAGAACATTGGGGTCCTTCCTTTAATATCTTATTATGACAACTCTTTTTTATTTAAGGAGCTAGATAGGATGATTATAGGAGGAAAAATATGGCCTTTAAAGTCGCTTATATTAGCACATACATTCCTCGAAAATGTGGTCTAGCAACCTACACTCATAATTTACGGACTAGTGTAAATCAAGCCACATCTCAGGATATTGTGATTGCATTAGTTCTTTCAAATGAAGAAATCGAGCAGCAAAGTTCAAATTTATGTTATGTTAGGTGGGATCGTTTAACGGACTATTATAAAGCAGCGAAAGTAATCAATCAGAGTGATGTATCGATTGTATGCCTTCAGCATGAATTTGGAATATTTGGAGGGAAAAATGGGTCCTACATTCTTAAGCTGATAAAACATCTTAAAAAGCCTCTCGTTACCACCTTTCACACGGTTTCACCTAAGCTTAGTCGCCACATGTTGAAAATTCAGAAGGAAATCGCCAGATTAAGTCATACTGTTATTGTTATTAATAATAAAGCCCAGCGAACACTACACCAACGCCTTTTGATACCCAAAGAAAAAATCAAAGTGATCCCGCATGGTGCTCCTGAACCTAATTCATTTGATCGAAAACAAATTCGAGAAGAGTTAAATTGGGATAGAGATAAAGTGATGATGTCGTTTGGGCTGCTAAATAGAAATAAGGGCTTTGAATTTATTCTCAATATTTTACCCCATGTAATCAAAGTGCTTCCTAATCTGAAATATGTCATCATCGGCGAAACTCACCCTCTCGTTATTAGACGTGAAGGTGAAGCTTATCGAGAAAGTTTACAAAAGCTGATTGAAATGAATGGATTGACCAATCACGTCATTATGTTGAACAAGTACTTAAACGAAGATGAGTTTATTAAATATATGGTTGCAAGTGATCTCTTTATTGTTCCATATCCTGGCCTTCATCAGGCTAGTAGTGGTGTTTTATCCTATGCTGTCGGCCTGGGAAAACCGGTATTAGCTACCCCTTTTACACATGCTAGAGAACTTCTGCGTGACAGTCATGAATTACTTTCTGATTATGGGGATACAGAGTCTTGGGTACAGAAGATCATTCGAATTTTATCTGACCCGGTTTCTCAAGAACACTATGAGAGGGTAATTAGCGAGATTGGCAAGTCAATTCATTGGTCTACCGTAGGGAAACAGCATGCTGAACTTTTTGAACATATAAAAAATCAACTGCATTGATGCGCAGAGATCCAGCTGATTTCACGAAGACAATGGAAGGGGTGGCTTTTTTATGGATGATGTGGATTTACTGAAAATTTTAGAGTATTGGCAGCGAAAATACAAATTACCAGTTAACACTTTTGACTTCACATATGAAGAGCTTCGAAGGTTTTGGGATTTAGGAGGATGTAAAGATATTGCAATTAAGCATCAGATGATTACCAAATATAGTGAAAAATTTAACATCAAAACGATGATTGAAACAGGCACTTATGTAGGAGACATGGTTCATGCCATGAAGGATAAATTTAGTAGAATTATATCAATAGAATTAGGAGAGCGTTTATACAAACAGGCAAAAAAAAGATTCTCAGCATATCCTCACATTTCGATAATCCATGGCGATAGTGGAAAAATGTTAGAGAAAATCCTGGAATCAATTTCAGAACCTTGTCTTTTTTGGTTAGATGGGCATTTTTCCTTTAACGATACGGCGAGAGGTGAACAGGATACTCCCATTTTACTGGAATTGGAGCATATTCTATCCCATCCGGTTCGCAATCATGTAATTCTCATTGATGATGCAAGGTGTTTTATTGGTCCCAATCCAGTATTGAATGATTATCCTACTATTCAGGAGCTTCAAGTTTTTGTTAAAAGAAAAAGACCGGATTTACATTTTGAAGTCAATGAAGATATGATATGTATTTGTGAAAAAAAATAGCCTCCTTTCTTTTTTTCTGGAGGCTATTTTTTATTCGTTTTCATTAAGTGGCAATGACTCGATTGGCCACATGGCAATTTTCTTCCATGGATCCATTTGGTTATAATCATCTATCATGGCAAGAGGCTTTGGAAAATGAAAAGGGGGAAGTTCAAGATTTAGAAGACGTCCACTTCCTGCTGGTATATCCTGATCATTCTTCGCGATAGGAGCTGTGGATGCAAGTAGGTATTTTGAGCCACTTCTTTTAAAATTAATTAATGCGCTTAGAACTTTAGCCATTGGTAAATGTTGCAAGCAATCTCGGCAGATGATCAGATCAGCTTGGGGAAGGGGATCTTCGGTAATATTTGCTACCCGAAATGATCTGGTATCATTTGCGTACCTCTCATTATTTTTCATGATTAATTCGTCAACGATGTCCACGCCGGTATAGCTAACTACATTGAGCTCTTTCAGATTTATTTCTTTAAACCAATTAAAGTCACCACACGGCGCATCTAAAATAGATTTAATTTGATAATTCCGGATAAGCGATTCGAGAAACGTCCTTATATTTTCAGTTTCATTTAAGGTTGACCCTGTGCCAGAAAAAGATTCTGTGGATCCCCATTTGTTATTTTTATAAATATCAGTAAACACATCTTTCATATTGCTTTTTTTTCTTTTCCTTTTCCTCATTCTCATATAATCATCCTTTCAAAGGAACTAAAGCAAAGTGATTAGGTATATTAAATATTATGACCTTCCGAAATATCTTGTTTAATCGAAATACCTATTGCGTGGAAAAAATGTGCTGATCTTTTAGGCAGTGATATAAATTGCAATTGGGGAGAGAGTCTAGGGCTATTGATCTGGCCTTAGGGGGCTAGCTTGTCAAGCATGTAGTTGCTTAGGATCATTCAGTAACAAACGTGTAAAGTTTTGAAGTTTTTGAGAGGAATGACCTCTAACCCGCTTGTCTGGAAAAAGAAAAACCCTTGCTATGCAAGGGTTTTGTTGGTATGGAGCATAGGGGGCTCGAACCCCTGACCTCTACGCTGCCAGCGTAGCGCTCTCCCAGCTGAGCTAATGCCCCGTATTTGATTAAAGTCCTATAAACCTTATTTTAATAGGTGATGGAGGAATTGTAAAGTAGGAAAATGGGTGATTGTACAAAACTAAAGTTATATAGCATTTAATAAAACAAATAAGAGGGAAAGTAGATTTTCCCTCTGAACATAATCACAACATATATCCGGAATAAAACGGTTTACTAAACAAATAATCAATTGTAACGCTTTCTTACTTTGCAATAGAATGTTGCACGGTTGGAAGTTTAATGGTCACTGTTGTACCTTTGCCGATCACACTTTCGATATGAATTGTTCCATTATGTCTTTCAATAATATGAAAGCTTGTCATTAAACCAAGGCCTGTCCCACGTTCTTTTGTAGAATAAAAGGGCTCCCCTATATGTGCCATTCGTTCTTGTGTAATCCCACAGCCACAATCGCTGATTTCAATTAGTAATTGATCATAGTTAGAATACTTAACACTGACGTGAACTGCTTTTCCTTTATCCATCGATTCTAATGCATTTTTAATAATATTCAGAAACGTCTGCTTTAAAGCAACCGCATTGCATTCTATTTCAGGAATATGATCGGGACACTTGAAAATGATATCTTGGTTAGCCATATTTGCTTGAGTTTGTAACAATGTAATAACTTGATCCATTATTTCAACAATATTTTCTTTTTTAAATATTGTTTCTGCTAACGGATTTCCTAATGCTAAATACTCGGTTAGTATATCTTCAATTTTCTGAAGTTCTCTAAGCGTTATATTCGTATAGGTTTCGTTATAGGCTTGGTCTTTTTGTTGAAGTTGAGTAAATCCTTTAATAGAAGTAAGTGGATTACGAATTTCATGGGCAACTGCAGCCGCTAGCTGGGCCGCAACTGATACTTTATCGACTTTTTGTAAATATACTCTAGCTAATTTTTCATCGGTAATGTCTTGAACTTGCCCAAAGATGTATTTGTTGTTTGATGAGGTATCTTCGATGAGAGAGACACTTAATAATCCCCAGATGATGATGTTGTTTTTGTGAATAAATTTTTTTTCTAATTGGAAATTGTTAATTTTACCGTGTTGGAGCTGTTTGAAATAAAATTTGTCATTTTCATAGTCCTCTTTTAATGAAAACTCTTTAAGAGAGGCATGTAACAATTCATCTTCAGTATATCCGGTAAAATTAGAGAAGGCCTTATTAACTGCGATAAACCTTCCGTCTAGATGAGCAATAACCTGACCAATGGACGACTGATAAAAAGCACTCCAAAATAATGAACTATTATCAAACATTTACGCATACTTCTCCTCTTAAAAACATTAGTGCCTTAACAAATATAGAGGTTTATTTTACAAAAAACAACCCCTTCGACAAAAGCTTACAAATGTTTTAAACAACGTTTGATAATACGAAACAAAAAATGAGGTTTAGGACAAATTTCAGTGGTGGAAGAGTATACTATCTGCAACCAAATGCGTTGCAGTTTATATAGATTTTCCCGCTCCTTAGTTGAGCGGGTTGAATTATTTAATTACTGAGTGAGTGTATTAGTCTTTCCTCTTGAAGTTACCCAATAAAATAGTTTTGT
Protein-coding regions in this window:
- a CDS encoding glycine betaine ABC transporter substrate-binding protein, whose protein sequence is MFKKLVGITSALALTLGLAACGGTETSESTGGSTPSESEGSTASVGEQLDYEIVGIDPGAGIMKITTEQVLPEYGLDDWEVVEGSGAAMTAALKKAYDKEEPIIITGWSPHWKFASFDLKYLEDPKGIYGGAEDVNTIVRQGLKEDHPDAYKLLDQFNWEPEHIETVMNLIQEGSEPAEAAAQWVSENEELVSTWTEGVNEVDGEELKMLYVAWDDVITSTHVVENVLESVGYEVELIQVDAGPMWAGVADGSGDAIVGAWLPTTHADYYAEYEGKFEDLGPNLTGTKLGLVVPAYMDIDSIEDLKE
- a CDS encoding class I SAM-dependent methyltransferase, which translates into the protein MRKRKRKKSNMKDVFTDIYKNNKWGSTESFSGTGSTLNETENIRTFLESLIRNYQIKSILDAPCGDFNWFKEINLKELNVVSYTGVDIVDELIMKNNERYANDTRSFRVANITEDPLPQADLIICRDCLQHLPMAKVLSALINFKRSGSKYLLASTAPIAKNDQDIPAGSGRLLNLELPPFHFPKPLAMIDDYNQMDPWKKIAMWPIESLPLNENE
- a CDS encoding ATP-binding protein; translated protein: MFDNSSLFWSAFYQSSIGQVIAHLDGRFIAVNKAFSNFTGYTEDELLHASLKEFSLKEDYENDKFYFKQLQHGKINNFQLEKKFIHKNNIIIWGLLSVSLIEDTSSNNKYIFGQVQDITDEKLARVYLQKVDKVSVAAQLAAAVAHEIRNPLTSIKGFTQLQQKDQAYNETYTNITLRELQKIEDILTEYLALGNPLAETIFKKENIVEIMDQVITLLQTQANMANQDIIFKCPDHIPEIECNAVALKQTFLNIIKNALESMDKGKAVHVSVKYSNYDQLLIEISDCGCGITQERMAHIGEPFYSTKERGTGLGLMTSFHIIERHNGTIHIESVIGKGTTVTIKLPTVQHSIAK
- a CDS encoding ABC transporter permease, which gives rise to MEGILPKLPIANWIDDLVDWMTATFGGLFDGISAGVEFFVEGIVTGLAFIPSILLIILVSLLAWKVCNIRIAIFALLGLLLIDNLGYWEDMLETVALVLTAVLISIVIGIPVGIWASQNERARQVVTPILDFMQTMPAFVYLLPAIFFFSIGVVPGVVASVIFAMPPTIRLTVLGIKQVPADLIEATEAFGSTTKQKLLKVQLPLAMPTIMAGINQSIMLALSMVVIASMVGAPGLGTEVYRAVTQIKTGVGFEAGLAIVVIAILLDRITQNIGKKKQGGTI
- a CDS encoding glycosyltransferase, yielding MAFKVAYISTYIPRKCGLATYTHNLRTSVNQATSQDIVIALVLSNEEIEQQSSNLCYVRWDRLTDYYKAAKVINQSDVSIVCLQHEFGIFGGKNGSYILKLIKHLKKPLVTTFHTVSPKLSRHMLKIQKEIARLSHTVIVINNKAQRTLHQRLLIPKEKIKVIPHGAPEPNSFDRKQIREELNWDRDKVMMSFGLLNRNKGFEFILNILPHVIKVLPNLKYVIIGETHPLVIRREGEAYRESLQKLIEMNGLTNHVIMLNKYLNEDEFIKYMVASDLFIVPYPGLHQASSGVLSYAVGLGKPVLATPFTHARELLRDSHELLSDYGDTESWVQKIIRILSDPVSQEHYERVISEIGKSIHWSTVGKQHAELFEHIKNQLH